The DNA segment taatttatattgttaACTCTGGAATAAAAATCTATTGTACCATCAATGATCTATAGCCACAGACAGTACAATCAGAAACCAGGGAAATCATGAACATATCCTTTCATATCAATGCAAATATTAAAAGCGCCTATTTTATCAGACTTctccaaaataattttttatgcttaattgtttttttcatgagtgggaggtacagccacacccccagtgcttgactgacagtctgtaaaatgatgggatgtataatggtgtaatggatgttacatgtgcttgctgctggccacacctcctgcagcctgtgtgtgtataggagagatacaacagcttcaggtagccatgttatagcagaacatgtcaggtacttgtgtagctgatgtctgtgtctctgtgtattaggaagatgcagcatgtcagcagataaagcatagacactagcaatgctttactatattacacacagacatgagaagggggaggagagaggaggggtaacaggggtgacatcactgcttctgaccagcctcatttacataataaagaaaagatgattttataatgattaatgtatgaaataactagataaaggctcagATggctccttgtgagctgctccaacaggtagtagtgacaggacaagtgacacagacctgatgacaggtgtcctttaagtaaagcAGGTTCTCTgtcttttttctgcttctttctcctctaGTGAGCAGTATATTTGAACACCTTCTGAGGTTCATCTGTCAgatagataaggaggctaatgattaactcagTCCATAGAGGAGGTTTCCATAAAAGATTCAGCTCTCTGGTGAGATAGGGAAGGAGCCggtgaggaggatgatgatgatggagtaGGGGAGCAGTAGCTGGCAGTGACCTGTTGCTCAGTTTGGCAAGCTGCCAAGTAAGATCAAAAAGTTTTGTTTATGGTGATAGAAAGCCCTTCATTTATTGAGTGATATGGAAACCTGTCAATAGCTGGAATATCGGAAAATAATAAATTTTTGTACTCTGCAGTGGGTCCTTCTTCTGCAGATCCAGTGTGTCCAGTGCATACTGTGTAACTGAACTACCAGCTAAATGACATTTCAATAGGTGCCATATAGTAAATTAGAATCTAACTGCATATGGACACTACATGGACAACAGAACTCATCACTGAAAATGTTAGAAGCTTGTTGTGTCACATATAGCATACAACAGACTTTCTACAGAAATATAATTCATCAGGGGATTGACAAATTCACATCCCCCATCATCTGCAATAAATAATGACTGTGAGAAACAGGAAAGAAAGAATTCCATTTATTTGTTATTTGCAACAGAATCAATTACAATtagtacaaaaatatataataaaattatgcAGTAGTTGGTCACACCTGGTAAACTTATCTTTGGGAATTTAGAAGAATTCGACTACCAGATCTATATGACGCATCATAAGACCCAGTAAGAAATAAATGGCCGCTGCTCAGATCTACTGAACATGGTGGAGATCTTATAACAAATAATTAGAACTATTACTAAAATAGCAAATTTACAGGGACTCTACAGACGATTTCGCCCTTTCTTTAGTAATAATTCAATGCAAAAGAGAGGGAAATTTTATGTAGTTCAAGCGCTTGATTTAAGAAAGGAATTAAGTAGTTACCCAATAAAAAGTGCCATAAGACCATGGCCAGAAAGTGTGGCAGCCACACATAGGCCGCTCTGTGTGTTGCTGcaatcctggttttggctcacaataactaatGAAAATGACTGGAGACATAACAAAACTGATGATCGAGTTTTTGATATAGGTGTAaattgttaaagggattgtccagaggttgaaaaacatgcctGCTACATGGGTAGTGCATGATATTACAACTCGGCTACCTTCTTTTCTATGCCTTGGTCCGGGGTGGTgctgttttttggaagaaagcagccgtgATTTTCAACCTGCAGACaactaggctacattcacacacatgtatgggggacgtatatacaggtgacgtatatatacggccgatatatacgtcccctatacacttctatgggctcacggcatggtacgggagcggtacggtgcagcacacgcgaGGCACCGTACcacgggaaaaaataggacatgtcttatccttTCCCGTGTTATggcgtgcgccatatgttcctatggagaggggcgggggtgagcagcgctttcctcctcctctccccgcgtgctgccgtgtgcccaccgtgctatggtacggtgggcaacggcagtgtgcatgtagccttaagctGGGATAACGTGATCAGGTTTTAGATGCATTTTATAAGCCAAACCAGGAGTGACTGGAAAAAAGAGAAGTACCATGTTTGTTTtcaattttttcttctttttttgtttcCCATCACCTAATTTAGCCTTAAAACTGACTGTGTAATGGGATCACACGAGTTTTAGCAGCCACCGATAAGCAATTCAAGCTGAAACAATGCACCTAGAGATCAAATCTAAATTGTGTTAAGTATTAGCGGGGTCTTCTAACCCTTGTGTAAGAGCACCcaaacagtacaggcagtccccaggttacatacaagatagtttccataggtttgttcttaagttaaatttgtatgcaagtcgaaactgtatattttataattgttgctccagacaaaaaatgtttttgccccagtgacaattgtagtttcaaatttttattttgctgtaattggaacaaacattatcaataaagcttcattacagatacattacagctgatcattgcagcccgagactatagtaaagcattcagaaagcttcaccagaggtcacagtgggcagtctttaactaggggttgtctgtactttgggtgttcttaagtaggggaccgcctgtagtcataCAGGTAATCCAGACAGTATTTCACAGTTTAGTTTCCAGGGTATTCAAACACAGCAGCTGCTCCCATCCCTGTTCCAATACACATGGATACAACGCCATAACCCCTGCAACACAAAGTACATATAGTTAGTACAGGAGTAGAATATATTATTTTTTGAATATTAAAACTGGACAATTTAGCAAAAAATTGAAGTAGAAAAAGACTTACTGTTTACCCCTCCGCTTGAGCTCGTTGAGTAAAGTGACCGTCTGGCGGGCTCCTGTACAGCCCAGGGGGTGTCCAAGTGCTATGGCTCCTCCATTAGGGTTAACTTTCTCCAATGGGATTCCTAATTTTTCCACACAATATACAGCCTACATAAAGACAACAGAAAGAATTTAGGGAAGCAAGAAAGTGATCTAGGAAAAGCCTAATATGCCTAGATCTACATCACAACAGATCATCTGTTCTGAAATATTATTTTCTTAAAATGAAATATCTCCTCcagagtcatatgcaaatgagctgaaaacTTTTGTGCCCAAGATAAGTCACGCTTAGAGGCTGGTGACGGAATTGTAACTTTAGATGTTATCTTGGGATATTTGGTAGCCATGTTTCAGGTGCAATTTTAAACACCCCAAAATTTCAATTTATAAGTCGTGTAGCAACAGAATGGTGAACTCAAGACATATCTGGAAACTGGATTTGTATCTGAATTGTATAACCAACTATAGCTTTTcatctttaaaattacaccagaagCATTGTTCAAGCTGCTATAGAGCCCAAGTTAGGGGCGTTTGAAAGACGGCCCCCTCAAGCCTCTCAGCAGGTCTTATCTCTGACaaaaagttactttttttttttttaatgtatttccctcttttatgtgttaAATCGCTTATTAACCTAAAAAATTATCTGCATCATCTGGTGAATTCATACGCTACCAGAGATGTAAATTTCCTGTGGGAAATGCTGGTCACTCTATACTAGAAATTGTTATCACTGTGTACATCACTGTGTGATTATTTGCAATCTAACCAGGATTTGGGGGCACAGTAACGCCTACTTCAAGGGAGGATCATAGATTAAAGTCCTTCCGTGAAGATAATACATACCTGGCTGGCAAAAGCTTCATTGATTTCATACACATCTATATCATGGACGGAGAGACCTAGAAAACACAAATCAGTTCCATTTTACATTTGTCCCTCTAAACCAGTAGATCAGATTTAGAGCAGTAAACCAGCAATGGATTTCTTAAACTATTATTTAGTTTTCCTTTAGCTACGTGGTCCTACTGTTATAGTTATGTTTTGTTGAGACAGTAAACACCGAGAAATTGCAGGATATTTACCTGTTTAGAAGTggtccgcacccccccccccccctctgcttcgAAAAAGGACATGGTTCTCATGGTGTGGAAACTCTGACACGATTAATATCTGACCGTACTATTTTTTGGGCACTGAAAAGTGGCAGATCGTAAGAAAAATGTTCTAGCAGAAGAGAAACTGgcatttgaaaacaaaaaaaaaaattgtctcagGGACAGAAATACTAAATATGCACCaaattttctggtgtacaagatgACTTTTtacaagaggacctgtcaccccccaaaaaaagacccccaccaaatatgcccccataatcctctccccagcagctttctatttatgccatttattaaaaaatgtaggtTCCGAAAGTTTgtttaaaacgatccgacctcttaccaaataagaggtcggatcctcgtatctTGTGAGCAGCAGTCAGTCGTATTtataagggggccggccgacaccccCCCTCCACGaccctgtcagcggggacctgtaagaatagcctgcagcagcgcatatattgtgcaatcgctgccggctctatccGATGCGGCTGTGAGCAGAATGTTATATATATTGCACAATATATGCCCTGCTCCCAGCAGAATTGAAAGGGGACAAAAGGACCCTCTCTCTTATCCCAagtagcttggttctggtaccttaTGTAGGTGCTAAATGCCATTCAAAAAATTAAGCTTGTTGGGAAATCATAATCTTCATACACCCCATGGCCCAAGGATGAATGTTATCCATCCTCTGCTGAGTCTGTTTCTCTCTTCCCCTAGACCTATATTCAATCTTAGATTTTCCATGAAAACTTTAAGCCTACCCAATAGCCCTAAATCTTCTTATAATAAGAGAAAACCTTACCTGCCTTCTCCAATGCCACAGGTATGGCATATGCAGGTCCAATGCCCATAATGTCAGGGGGAACCCCAACTACAGCAAAGGATTTTAGCACTCCCATGATGGGGAGACCCAACTGGGCAGCAGTGGAACGTTTGGCTAGTAACACCGCAGCAGCTCCATCACTGACCTGACTGGCGTTCcctgaaaaaatacaaaatgtaaaGAATTAggggatgaaaagaggaaatcgTCCTAAGAATGTTCTCATAGAATATCCTCTAAAAGTACCCGAAGTTTATTCGACAAAATCACCACAAATTACTTCAGCTGTAAGGTAGGATGCCCCTCACTCACCAGCAGTGGTACTTCCATCATCCTTAAATGCTGGCCTAAGTTTTGCAAGTCCCTCCAGAGTTGTGTTTGGCCGAATCCCCTCATCCTCGGTCACGGTTATGGTGGTTGTGTTGCCCTGATCATCTGTAAATGCGGTGGTCACAGGAACGATTTCAGCTTTAAAATTTCCAGATCTTTGGGCAGCTGCAGCTCTGAAACATACAAGTCATAGTGCAGACATGTGCCAAAGGACTGTAGGGAAAATGCACTGAAATTACACAAGAAGTCATATAAAGTAAGCAAAAGAAGATATAAAAGCAGACACTGTTCCCAGGATATGTTGTAAtactgtctgctctcctcctagtAGTCGGATAAACTCAGGGTCATTTTGAGGATCATAATTGCAATCCTTCTGTCAGACACTTCATGTTACGCATAGGTGACCCTACTCCTACCACTGTCTCCTTCTCACACTGTTACTAAGCAATGTGCATCATTTCCCGGCTGTATGTACAACACACAAAACATGTCATCTACTTACTAAAAGACATCTCACTGATTACTTACTTTTGTTGTGAAGCCAAAGAAAACTCGTCTTGTTTTCGTCTTGTGACCCCAAACCGTTCAGCCACATTTTCTGAGGTAATCCTGGAATGAAACATTTCTGCTGAGGAAACGgtctcagatcagacgtgacatTTGCTCAGTGTTTATGGGATAAACCTTACAACAAGACACAGCAGCAGAAATAAGGCCTGAGCTTACTAAAGAGACGCTCTGTCACACAGAGGATGCCCCTTACATAGAGTATGGCTGATCTTCATCCATATGCTGGAGCAGGCACAAACACCGGCCCAGTGTTGGTGTTCAGGATTATTGGTTTTTCTGCCGATTATAGCCAATTGCAGGGGGTCCCACCAACAAAGCCCTCATTGCATTTCTCCGGGACCCATCTCCCATGACAATGAAGGAGCTGTAGTCTTAGTGCTGCTCCTTATTCAATGTTTTTCAGTGCACTATAGGCCTCCTACCAAATTTTGCAGCAGTAGGTCGCTAAACTAGCAAGCACTATGACCACTTTATTTTGGGGGCCACAGAAGAGCAGATCTTTATTTATCGTTAATTTATATGTTATGTCATTCCTTTTGTAAATGGGAAACCCTTTTACACTATATTCAATGTCTTTTTCAGAATGTCACATTTGAAGTGAatgcaaaatacaataaaaaaaaaaaacatcaagagAGAACATAAAAGTGaatacatagggggagatttatcataagtctcttaggcctcattcacactgccgttcatgggacgtata comes from the Engystomops pustulosus chromosome 5, aEngPut4.maternal, whole genome shotgun sequence genome and includes:
- the ACAA1 gene encoding 3-ketoacyl-CoA thiolase, peroxisomal isoform X2 — translated: MHRVRAELGHFPGTPRGALAESTAVVSDRSQDIVIVHGRRTPICKAKRGGFKETTPDELLASVMTAVLKDVNLRPELLGDICVGNVLQPGAGALVARIGQLLSGIPETVPLSCVNRQCSSGLQAIINIAGGIRNGSYDIGLACGVESMSLRSVGNPGDISPRTGDDSKARDCLIPMGITSENVAERFGVTRRKQDEFSLASQQKAAAAQRSGNFKAEIVPVTTAFTDDQGNTTTITVTEDEGIRPNTTLEGLAKLRPAFKDDGSTTAGNASQVSDGAAAVLLAKRSTAAQLGLPIMGVLKSFAVVGVPPDIMGIGPAYAIPVALEKAGLSVHDIDVYEINEAFASQAVYCVEKLGIPLEKVNPNGGAIALGHPLGCTGARQTVTLLNELKRRGKQGYGVVSMCIGTGMGAAAVFEYPGN
- the ACAA1 gene encoding 3-ketoacyl-CoA thiolase, peroxisomal isoform X1; amino-acid sequence: MLKGDSRVQRSRYTMHRVRVVLGHLPGTSMGVRAETTAVVSDRSQDIVVVHGRRTPICKAKRGGFKETTPDELLASVMTAVLKDVNLRPELLGDICVGNVLQPGAGALVARIGQLLSGIPETVPLSCVNRQCSSGLQAIINIAGGIRNGSYDIGLACGVESMSLRSVGNPGDISPRTGDDSKARDCLIPMGITSENVAERFGVTRRKQDEFSLASQQKAAAAQRSGNFKAEIVPVTTAFTDDQGNTTTITVTEDEGIRPNTTLEGLAKLRPAFKDDGSTTAGNASQVSDGAAAVLLAKRSTAAQLGLPIMGVLKSFAVVGVPPDIMGIGPAYAIPVALEKAGLSVHDIDVYEINEAFASQAVYCVEKLGIPLEKVNPNGGAIALGHPLGCTGARQTVTLLNELKRRGKQGYGVVSMCIGTGMGAAAVFEYPGN